A single genomic interval of Streptomyces showdoensis harbors:
- a CDS encoding D-alanine--D-alanine ligase family protein: MSENTQSPRKPRVAVVFGGRSSEHAISVVTAGAVLSAIDRDKYDVLPIGITTDGRWALTADAPERMAIADRTLPSVTDLAESETGGVVLSVDPASREVVYNEPGSVPQALGEVDVVFPMLHGPYGEDGTLQGLLELSGVPYVGAGVLASAVGQDKEYMKRVFVSFGLPVGPYEVIRPREWEQNPAAARKKIVEFAADHGWPLFVKPARGGSSMGITKVDDLAGLDEAVEEARRHDPKIIVESLIRGREIECGVLEFEDGPRASVPAEIPPVTDHDFYDFEAKYIDSASGIVPAPIGDEATAEIQRLAVAAYEAVSCEGLVRADFFLTEDGDFVINEINTMPGFTPISMYPRMWQESGVSYPELVDRLIQAALNRSTGLR; the protein is encoded by the coding sequence ATGAGCGAGAACACCCAGAGCCCCCGCAAGCCGCGCGTGGCCGTCGTCTTCGGCGGACGCAGCTCCGAGCACGCCATCTCCGTCGTCACCGCAGGCGCCGTCCTGAGCGCCATCGACCGGGACAAGTACGACGTGCTGCCCATCGGCATCACCACCGACGGGCGCTGGGCGCTGACGGCCGACGCCCCGGAGCGGATGGCCATCGCCGACCGCACCCTGCCGAGCGTGACCGACCTCGCCGAGTCGGAGACCGGCGGCGTGGTCCTCTCCGTCGACCCGGCCAGCCGCGAGGTCGTCTACAACGAGCCCGGCTCCGTGCCGCAGGCCCTCGGCGAGGTCGACGTCGTCTTCCCCATGCTGCACGGCCCGTACGGCGAGGACGGCACCCTCCAGGGCCTGCTGGAGCTCTCCGGCGTCCCGTACGTCGGCGCGGGCGTGCTCGCCTCCGCCGTCGGCCAGGACAAGGAGTACATGAAGCGGGTCTTCGTCTCCTTCGGCCTGCCGGTCGGCCCGTACGAGGTCATCCGCCCGCGCGAGTGGGAGCAGAACCCCGCCGCGGCCCGCAAGAAGATCGTGGAGTTCGCCGCCGACCACGGCTGGCCGCTCTTCGTGAAGCCCGCCCGCGGCGGTTCCTCCATGGGCATCACCAAGGTCGACGACCTGGCCGGCCTCGACGAGGCCGTCGAGGAGGCCCGTCGGCACGACCCGAAGATCATCGTCGAGTCGCTGATCCGCGGCCGCGAGATCGAGTGCGGCGTCCTGGAGTTCGAGGACGGCCCGCGCGCCAGCGTGCCGGCCGAGATCCCGCCGGTCACCGACCACGACTTCTACGACTTCGAGGCCAAGTACATCGACTCGGCCTCCGGCATCGTGCCCGCGCCGATCGGCGACGAGGCCACCGCCGAGATCCAGCGCCTGGCGGTCGCGGCCTACGAGGCCGTCTCCTGCGAGGGCCTGGTGCGCGCCGACTTCTTCCTCACCGAGGACGGCGACTTCGTCATCAACGAGATCAACACGATGCCCGGCTTCACGCCCATCTCCATGTACCCGCGCATGTGGCAGGAGAGCGGGGTGAGCTACCCGGAGCTCGTCGACCGGCTCATCCAGGCCGCGCTCAACCGCTCCACGGGCCTGCGCTAG
- a CDS encoding NAD(P)H-dependent glycerol-3-phosphate dehydrogenase, whose translation MTKAAVFGNGSWGTAFAMVLADAGCEVSLWGRRAALAETINTTGTNPDYLPGVELPKGITATADPAEAARGADFTVLVVPSQTLRENLAAWKPLLAPDTVLVSLMKGVELGTAERMSEVIQEVAEVPAERVAVLTGPNLAKEIAARQPAAAVVACVDEAVAQRFQTACMTPYFRPYTNTDVVGCELGGAVKNVIGLAVGIANGMGLGDNSKATLITRGLAETTRLGLAMGADPLTFSGLAGLGDLVATCSSPLSRNNTFGTNLGRGMTLEETIAATKQTAEGVKSCESVLDLARRHGVDMPITETVVSIVHDGKPPIVALKELMSRSAKAERR comes from the coding sequence GTGACCAAGGCAGCCGTCTTCGGCAACGGATCCTGGGGCACGGCCTTCGCCATGGTGCTCGCCGACGCGGGGTGCGAGGTGAGCCTGTGGGGCCGCCGCGCCGCCCTCGCCGAGACCATCAACACCACCGGGACGAACCCCGACTACCTGCCGGGGGTCGAACTCCCCAAGGGCATCACGGCCACCGCCGACCCGGCCGAGGCCGCCCGCGGCGCCGACTTCACCGTCCTCGTCGTGCCCTCGCAGACCCTGCGCGAGAACCTGGCCGCCTGGAAGCCGCTGCTCGCCCCGGACACCGTCCTCGTCTCGCTGATGAAGGGCGTCGAACTCGGTACGGCCGAGCGGATGAGCGAGGTCATCCAGGAGGTCGCCGAGGTCCCCGCCGAGCGCGTGGCCGTCCTCACCGGACCCAACCTGGCCAAGGAGATCGCCGCCCGGCAGCCCGCCGCGGCCGTCGTCGCCTGCGTCGACGAGGCGGTCGCCCAGCGGTTCCAGACCGCCTGCATGACCCCGTACTTCCGCCCGTACACCAACACCGACGTGGTCGGCTGCGAGCTCGGCGGAGCGGTCAAGAACGTCATCGGGCTCGCCGTCGGCATCGCCAACGGCATGGGCCTCGGCGACAACTCCAAGGCCACCCTCATCACCCGCGGCCTCGCCGAGACCACCCGTCTCGGCCTCGCCATGGGCGCCGACCCGCTCACCTTCTCCGGCCTCGCGGGCCTCGGCGACCTCGTCGCCACCTGCTCCTCCCCGCTCTCCCGGAACAACACCTTCGGCACCAACCTGGGCCGCGGGATGACCCTGGAGGAGACCATCGCGGCCACCAAGCAGACCGCCGAGGGCGTCAAGTCCTGCGAGTCCGTCCTCGATCTGGCCCGCCGGCACGGCGTCGACATGCCGATCACCGAGACCGTCGTCTCCATCGTCCACGACGGCAAGCCGCCGATCGTGGCGCTCAAGGAGCTGATGTCCCGCAGCGCCAAGGCGGAGCGGCGCTGA
- a CDS encoding lysophospholipid acyltransferase family protein translates to MPRRRIGFWYRLAAVIAKPPLVVLFKRDWRGTEHIPADGGFITAVNHNSYLDPLSYAHYQYNTGRVPRFLAKAGLFKGFVGTMLTGTGQIPVYRETTNALDAFRAAVDAIERGECVAFYPEGTLTRDPDMWPMAGKTGAARVALLTKVPVVPVAQWGANLAMPPYAKENKFRLWPRKTLIVQAGPPVDLSRFYDVEPTPDVLREATEEIMAAITRLLEEVRGEKAPAEPYDHRKARQEQRRKAAEEGKK, encoded by the coding sequence GTGCCCCGCCGCAGAATCGGCTTCTGGTACCGCCTGGCGGCGGTCATCGCCAAACCCCCACTGGTGGTGCTGTTCAAGCGGGACTGGCGCGGGACGGAACACATCCCGGCCGACGGCGGATTCATCACCGCGGTCAACCACAACTCGTACCTGGACCCGCTGTCGTACGCGCACTACCAGTACAACACCGGCCGGGTGCCCCGCTTCCTCGCCAAGGCGGGCCTCTTCAAGGGCTTCGTCGGCACCATGCTGACCGGCACCGGGCAGATCCCGGTCTACCGCGAGACCACCAACGCCCTGGACGCCTTCCGGGCCGCCGTCGACGCCATCGAGCGCGGCGAGTGCGTCGCCTTCTACCCCGAGGGCACCCTCACCCGCGACCCCGACATGTGGCCCATGGCCGGCAAGACCGGCGCCGCCCGCGTCGCGCTGCTCACCAAGGTCCCGGTCGTCCCGGTCGCCCAGTGGGGCGCCAACCTCGCGATGCCGCCGTACGCCAAGGAGAACAAGTTCCGGCTCTGGCCGCGCAAGACCCTGATCGTGCAGGCCGGTCCGCCGGTCGACCTCTCCCGCTTCTACGACGTCGAGCCCACGCCCGACGTGCTGCGCGAGGCCACCGAGGAGATCATGGCCGCCATCACCCGCCTCCTGGAGGAGGTCCGGGGCGAGAAGGCGCCGGCGGAGCCGTACGACCACCGCAAGGCCCGGCAGGAACAGCGGCGCAAGGCCGCGGAGGAAGGCAAGAAGTGA
- the cofC gene encoding 2-phospho-L-lactate guanylyltransferase, with product MRNSAAGDAGDHVADGWSLVVPVKPLERAKSRLAPAAAGGLRPRLALAFAEDTVAAVLACAAVRDVVVVTDDRAAAGALAALGARIVPDVPGGGLNAALAHGARAVRAVRPAAAVAALNADLPALRSAELARVLDAAGKFPRAFLADAAEIGTTFLSAGPGTELEPAFGGASRRRHLSTGAVEIRLAGVDSVRRDVDTGEDLAAALALGVGPRTAARWVGAAG from the coding sequence ATGAGGAACTCCGCCGCCGGTGACGCCGGCGATCACGTCGCCGACGGCTGGTCCCTGGTGGTGCCGGTGAAGCCGCTGGAGCGCGCCAAGAGCAGGCTGGCCCCGGCCGCGGCCGGGGGTCTGCGGCCCCGGCTGGCGCTGGCCTTCGCCGAGGACACGGTGGCGGCGGTGCTGGCCTGCGCGGCGGTACGGGATGTGGTGGTCGTCACGGACGACCGGGCGGCCGCCGGGGCGCTGGCGGCCCTCGGGGCGCGGATCGTGCCCGACGTGCCGGGCGGCGGGCTCAACGCGGCGCTCGCGCACGGGGCCCGCGCGGTGCGGGCGGTGCGGCCGGCCGCGGCGGTGGCGGCGCTGAACGCGGATCTGCCGGCGCTGCGCTCCGCCGAGCTGGCCCGGGTCCTGGACGCGGCCGGGAAATTTCCCCGGGCATTTCTCGCGGATGCCGCCGAAATAGGTACGACATTCCTCTCGGCGGGTCCCGGTACGGAATTGGAACCGGCATTCGGAGGGGCTTCGCGCCGGCGGCATTTGTCCACGGGGGCGGTGGAAATCCGGCTCGCGGGGGTGGATTCCGTGCGCCGGGACGTGGACACCGGGGAGGACCTGGCGGCGGCACTGGCGCTGGGCGTGGGGCCGCGGACGGCGGCCCGGTGGGTGGGCGCGGCCGGATAG
- a CDS encoding 2-phospho-L-lactate guanylyltransferase: MQATAYTYDPETRSGSVLLDDGTPVEFGAEAFEAGGLRLLRPGQRVRIETAGEGGARRITLVTLQTF; the protein is encoded by the coding sequence ATGCAGGCGACCGCGTACACGTACGACCCCGAGACCCGCAGCGGAAGTGTGCTGCTCGACGACGGCACCCCGGTGGAGTTCGGGGCCGAGGCCTTCGAGGCGGGCGGGCTGCGGCTGCTGCGGCCGGGGCAGCGGGTGCGGATCGAGACGGCCGGCGAGGGCGGGGCCCGGCGGATCACGCTGGTGACGCTGCAGACCTTCTGA
- a CDS encoding HU family DNA-binding protein produces MNKAQLVEAIADKMGGRQQAADAVDHVLDAIVRAVVSGDRVSVTGFGSFEKVDRPARYARNPQTGERVRVKKTSVPRFRAGQGFKDLVSGSKKLPKGGEVSVKKAPKGSLTGGASATVKKAAAKKATTAKKAAAKKATPAKKTTAAAKKTTAAAKKTTTAAAKKTTTTAKKTTAAAKKATPAKKTTAAAKKTVAKKTAPAKKATAKKAPAKKTTARKTTAKKAAAKK; encoded by the coding sequence GTGAACAAGGCGCAGCTCGTAGAAGCGATTGCCGACAAGATGGGCGGCCGCCAGCAGGCCGCCGACGCCGTCGACCACGTGCTCGACGCCATCGTGCGTGCCGTGGTCAGCGGGGACCGGGTCTCGGTCACCGGCTTCGGCTCGTTCGAGAAGGTCGACCGTCCGGCCCGCTACGCCCGCAACCCGCAGACGGGTGAGCGCGTGCGGGTCAAGAAGACCTCCGTTCCGCGCTTCCGTGCGGGTCAGGGCTTCAAGGACCTGGTCAGCGGCTCGAAGAAGCTCCCCAAGGGCGGCGAGGTCTCCGTCAAGAAGGCCCCGAAGGGCAGCCTGACCGGCGGCGCCTCCGCGACCGTCAAGAAGGCCGCGGCCAAGAAGGCCACGACCGCCAAGAAGGCCGCCGCGAAGAAGGCGACCCCGGCCAAGAAGACGACGGCCGCCGCGAAGAAGACCACCGCGGCCGCGAAGAAGACCACCACGGCGGCGGCGAAGAAGACCACCACGACCGCCAAGAAGACCACCGCGGCCGCGAAGAAGGCGACCCCGGCGAAGAAGACGACGGCCGCGGCCAAGAAGACCGTCGCCAAGAAGACCGCGCCGGCGAAGAAGGCCACCGCGAAGAAGGCGCCCGCCAAGAAGACGACGGCGCGCAAGACCACCGCGAAGAAGGCCGCCGCGAAGAAGTAA
- the leuD gene encoding 3-isopropylmalate dehydratase small subunit translates to MEAFTTHTGRAVPLRRSNVDTDQIIPAHWLKKVTRDGFEDGLFEAWRKDEQFVLNRPERQGATVLVAGPDFGTGSSREHAVWALQNYGFKAVISARFADIFRGNSLKNGLLTVVLPQETVDALWELTEADPTVEVTVDLEARKVVAPGIDADFELDENARWRLLNGLDDISLTLQNEADIAAYEASRPAFKPRTITV, encoded by the coding sequence ATGGAAGCATTCACCACCCACACCGGCCGCGCCGTCCCGCTGCGCCGCAGCAACGTCGACACCGACCAGATCATCCCGGCGCACTGGCTCAAGAAGGTCACCCGCGACGGCTTCGAGGACGGCCTGTTCGAGGCCTGGCGCAAGGACGAGCAGTTCGTCCTCAACCGCCCGGAGCGGCAGGGCGCCACGGTCCTGGTCGCCGGCCCCGACTTCGGCACCGGCTCCTCCCGTGAGCACGCCGTCTGGGCGCTGCAGAACTACGGCTTCAAGGCGGTCATCTCCGCCCGCTTCGCCGACATCTTCCGCGGCAACTCGCTGAAGAACGGCCTGCTGACCGTCGTCCTGCCGCAGGAGACCGTCGACGCCCTCTGGGAGCTGACCGAGGCCGACCCGACCGTCGAGGTCACCGTCGACCTGGAGGCCCGCAAGGTCGTCGCGCCCGGGATCGACGCCGACTTCGAGCTCGACGAGAACGCCCGCTGGCGTCTGCTGAACGGCCTGGACGACATCAGCCTCACCCTTCAGAACGAAGCGGACATCGCCGCCTACGAGGCCTCTCGGCCGGCCTTCAAGCCCCGTACAATTACGGTCTGA
- the leuC gene encoding 3-isopropylmalate dehydratase large subunit: protein MGRTLAEKVWDDHVVRRAEGEPDLLFIDLHLLHEVTSPQAFDGLRQNGRQVRRLDLTIATEDHNTPTLDIDKPIADPVSRAQLETLRKNCAEFGVRLHPLGDVEQGVVHVVGPQLGLTQPGTTVVCGDSHTSTHGAFGALAFGIGTSQVEHVLATQTLPLARPKTMAITVDGELPEDVTAKDLILAIIAKIGTGGGQGYILEYRGAAIEKLSMEARMTICNMSIEAGARAGMIAPDETTFAYLKGRAHAPEGEDWDAAVAYWKTLKSDEDAVFDAEVVIDAAALAPFVTWGTNPGQGAPLSANVPDPASYEDASERLAAEKALEYMGLTAGQPLRDIKVDTVFVGSCTNGRIEDLRNAASLLEGRKVADGVRMLVVPGSVRVALQAVEEGLDKVFKEAGAEWRHAGCSMCLGMNPDQLAPGERSASTSNRNFEGRQGKGGRTHLVSPQVAAATAVLGHLASPADLSDVATTAGV, encoded by the coding sequence ATGGGTAGGACACTCGCGGAGAAGGTCTGGGACGACCACGTCGTCCGGCGCGCCGAAGGCGAGCCCGACCTCCTCTTCATCGATCTGCACCTGCTGCACGAGGTGACCAGCCCGCAGGCGTTCGACGGGCTCCGCCAGAACGGCCGGCAGGTGCGGCGCCTCGACCTCACCATCGCCACCGAGGACCACAACACCCCGACCCTCGACATCGACAAGCCGATCGCCGACCCGGTCTCCCGCGCCCAGCTGGAGACCCTGCGGAAGAACTGCGCCGAGTTCGGCGTCCGGCTGCACCCGCTGGGCGACGTCGAGCAGGGCGTCGTCCACGTGGTGGGACCGCAGCTGGGCCTGACCCAGCCGGGCACCACCGTGGTCTGCGGCGACTCGCACACCTCCACCCACGGCGCCTTCGGCGCGCTGGCCTTCGGCATCGGCACCAGCCAGGTCGAGCACGTGCTGGCCACCCAGACGCTGCCGCTGGCCCGCCCGAAGACCATGGCCATCACGGTCGACGGCGAGCTGCCCGAGGACGTCACCGCCAAGGACCTGATCCTGGCGATCATCGCCAAGATCGGCACCGGTGGCGGCCAGGGCTACATCCTGGAGTACCGCGGCGCGGCCATCGAGAAGCTCTCGATGGAGGCCCGGATGACCATCTGCAACATGTCGATCGAGGCCGGTGCCCGCGCGGGCATGATCGCCCCCGACGAGACCACCTTCGCCTACCTGAAGGGCCGTGCCCACGCCCCCGAGGGCGAGGACTGGGACGCCGCCGTCGCGTACTGGAAGACCCTGAAGTCCGACGAGGACGCCGTCTTCGACGCCGAGGTCGTCATCGACGCCGCCGCGCTGGCCCCCTTCGTCACCTGGGGCACCAACCCGGGCCAGGGCGCGCCGCTTTCGGCGAACGTCCCCGACCCCGCTTCGTACGAAGACGCTTCGGAGCGCCTGGCCGCCGAAAAGGCCCTGGAGTACATGGGGTTGACCGCCGGGCAGCCGCTGCGCGACATCAAGGTCGACACCGTCTTCGTAGGCTCCTGCACCAACGGCCGCATCGAGGACCTGCGCAACGCGGCCTCGCTGCTGGAGGGCCGCAAGGTCGCCGACGGCGTCCGCATGCTGGTCGTCCCCGGCTCGGTCCGGGTCGCCCTGCAGGCCGTCGAGGAGGGCCTGGACAAGGTCTTCAAGGAGGCCGGCGCCGAATGGCGGCACGCGGGCTGCTCGATGTGCCTGGGCATGAACCCCGACCAACTGGCCCCCGGCGAGCGCTCCGCGTCCACCTCCAACCGCAACTTCGAGGGCCGGCAGGGCAAGGGCGGGCGCACCCACCTGGTCTCCCCCCAGGTCGCCGCCGCCACCGCCGTCCTGGGCCACCTGGCCTCCCCGGCCGATCTGTCCGACGTCGCCACCACCGCGGGGGTCTGA
- the ndgR gene encoding IclR family transcriptional regulator NdgR, translating into MDNSSGVGVLDKAALVLSALESGPATLAGLVAATGLARPTAHRLAVALEHHRMVARDMQGRFILGPRLAELAAAAGEDRLLATAGPVLTHLRDVTGESAQLYRRQGDMRICVAAAERLSGLRDTVPVGSTLTMKAGSSAQILMAWEEPERLHRGLQGARFTATALSGVRRRGWAQSIGEREPGVASVSAPVRGPSNRVVAAVSVSGPIERLTRHPGRMHAQAVIDAAARLSEALRRNG; encoded by the coding sequence ATGGACAACTCTAGCGGCGTAGGCGTTCTCGACAAGGCAGCCCTTGTCCTGAGCGCCCTGGAGTCCGGTCCGGCCACCCTCGCAGGTCTGGTCGCGGCGACGGGACTCGCACGACCCACGGCACACCGACTCGCCGTGGCTTTGGAACACCACCGGATGGTGGCCCGTGACATGCAGGGCCGGTTCATCCTCGGACCGCGGCTGGCGGAGCTCGCCGCCGCGGCCGGCGAGGACCGTCTGCTGGCGACGGCCGGGCCGGTGCTGACGCACCTGCGCGACGTGACCGGCGAGAGCGCCCAGCTCTACCGGCGCCAGGGCGACATGCGCATCTGCGTGGCGGCGGCCGAGCGGCTGTCCGGACTCCGGGACACCGTCCCGGTCGGCTCGACGCTGACCATGAAGGCCGGCTCGTCCGCGCAGATCCTGATGGCCTGGGAGGAGCCCGAGCGGCTGCACCGCGGCCTGCAGGGGGCCCGCTTCACGGCGACGGCCCTGTCGGGCGTAAGGCGCCGCGGCTGGGCCCAGTCGATCGGCGAGCGGGAGCCCGGCGTCGCGTCCGTCTCCGCGCCCGTACGCGGCCCCTCGAACCGCGTGGTGGCCGCCGTGTCGGTCTCCGGCCCGATCGAGCGCCTGACCCGCCACCCGGGCCGGATGCACGCCCAGGCGGTCATCGACGCGGCCGCGCGCCTCTCCGAGGCCCTGCGCCGCAACGGCTGA
- a CDS encoding HAD family hydrolase, whose amino-acid sequence MGIRAVLWDIDDTIFDYASADHEGMRAHLTAEGLVDGYDSVDQALGRWKELTVLHWRRFEAGGVDFREQRRERVRDFLARPGLTAEEADGWFERYLGHYEAAWELFPDARPVLDLLAGEYRQAVLSNSSIHNQEHKLRALGVRDRFETVLCAAELGVAKPAAEAFHAACTALGLPPWQVAYVGDQPDIDARGAVEAGLLGVWLDRADTGGRPELTRITDLHQLSRVLRGDTRFGAPSTFG is encoded by the coding sequence ATGGGCATCCGCGCGGTCCTCTGGGACATCGACGACACGATCTTCGACTACGCGAGCGCCGACCACGAGGGGATGCGCGCCCACCTCACCGCCGAGGGCCTGGTGGACGGGTACGACTCCGTCGACCAGGCCCTCGGGCGTTGGAAGGAGCTCACGGTGCTCCACTGGCGCCGCTTCGAGGCCGGCGGCGTGGACTTCCGGGAGCAGCGGCGCGAGCGGGTGCGGGACTTCCTGGCGCGGCCGGGCCTGACCGCCGAGGAGGCCGACGGGTGGTTCGAGCGGTACCTGGGCCATTACGAGGCCGCCTGGGAGCTGTTCCCCGACGCGCGGCCGGTCCTCGACCTGCTCGCGGGGGAGTACCGGCAGGCGGTCCTGTCGAACTCCAGCATCCACAACCAGGAGCACAAGCTGCGCGCGCTGGGCGTGCGCGACCGTTTCGAGACCGTGCTGTGCGCCGCGGAGCTCGGGGTCGCCAAGCCGGCCGCCGAGGCCTTCCACGCCGCCTGTACGGCCCTGGGGCTGCCGCCCTGGCAGGTCGCGTACGTCGGGGACCAGCCGGACATCGACGCCCGGGGCGCGGTGGAGGCGGGGCTCCTGGGCGTCTGGCTGGACCGCGCGGACACCGGTGGGAGACCCGAGCTGACCCGCATCACCGACCTCCATCAGCTGTCCCGCGTCCTGCGTGGGGATACGCGTTTTGGAGCACCGTCCACCTTCGGGTAA
- the gltX gene encoding glutamate--tRNA ligase, protein MANAIRVRFCPSPTGNPHVGLVRTALFNWAFARHNEGTFVFRIEDTDAARDSEESYQQLLDSMRWLGFTWDEGPEIGGPHAPYRQSQRMDIYKDVAERLLAGGHAYPCYCTAEELDERREAARAAGRPSGYDGHCRDLTAEQKQAYEAEGRSHIVRFRMPDEATTFTDLVRGEITVQAENVTDYGIVRANGAPLYTLVNPVDDALMEITHVLRGEDLLSSTPRQIALYKALIELGVAKEIPVFGHLPYVMGEGNKKLSKRDPQASLNLYRERGFLPEGLLNYLSLLGWSFSADQDVFSIEDMVAKFDIADVNANPARFDLKKAESINADHIRMLDVKAFAAACEPWLTAPHANWAPEDFDRAAWEAIAPYAQTRLTVLSDITANVDFLFLDEPVFDEASWTKAMKEGSDALLVTAREKLDAADWSDPESLKNAVLAAGEAHGLKLGKAQAPVRVAVTGRTVGLPLFESLQILGKEKTLARVDAALAKLAG, encoded by the coding sequence GTGGCTAACGCGATCCGCGTACGTTTCTGTCCCTCCCCGACCGGCAACCCCCACGTGGGCCTGGTCCGCACCGCCCTCTTCAACTGGGCCTTCGCCCGGCACAACGAGGGCACGTTCGTCTTCCGCATCGAGGACACCGACGCGGCCCGCGACTCCGAGGAGTCGTACCAGCAGCTGCTCGACTCGATGCGCTGGCTGGGGTTCACCTGGGACGAGGGCCCGGAGATCGGCGGCCCGCACGCCCCGTACCGCCAGTCCCAGCGCATGGACATCTACAAGGACGTGGCCGAGCGGCTGCTCGCCGGCGGCCACGCGTACCCCTGCTACTGCACCGCCGAGGAGCTCGACGAGCGCCGCGAGGCCGCCCGCGCGGCCGGCCGCCCGTCCGGCTACGACGGCCACTGCCGCGACCTCACCGCCGAGCAGAAGCAGGCGTACGAGGCCGAGGGCCGCAGCCACATCGTCCGCTTCCGGATGCCCGACGAGGCGACCACCTTCACGGACCTGGTCCGCGGCGAGATCACCGTCCAGGCCGAGAACGTCACCGACTACGGCATCGTGCGCGCCAACGGCGCTCCGCTGTACACGCTGGTCAACCCGGTCGACGACGCCCTGATGGAGATCACCCACGTCCTGCGCGGCGAGGACCTGCTCTCCTCCACCCCGCGGCAGATCGCGCTCTACAAGGCGCTGATCGAGCTGGGCGTCGCCAAGGAGATCCCGGTCTTCGGCCACCTGCCGTACGTCATGGGGGAGGGCAACAAGAAGCTCTCCAAGCGCGACCCGCAGGCCTCCCTCAACCTCTACCGGGAGCGCGGCTTCCTCCCCGAGGGCCTGCTGAACTACCTGTCGCTGCTCGGCTGGTCCTTCTCGGCCGACCAGGACGTCTTCTCGATCGAGGACATGGTCGCCAAGTTCGACATCGCGGACGTCAACGCCAACCCGGCCCGCTTCGACCTCAAGAAGGCCGAGTCGATCAACGCGGACCACATCCGCATGCTCGACGTGAAGGCCTTCGCCGCGGCCTGCGAGCCCTGGCTGACCGCCCCGCACGCCAACTGGGCCCCGGAGGACTTCGACCGGGCCGCCTGGGAGGCCATCGCGCCGTACGCCCAGACCCGCCTGACCGTCCTGTCGGACATCACGGCCAACGTCGACTTCCTCTTCCTCGACGAGCCGGTCTTCGACGAGGCCAGCTGGACCAAGGCCATGAAGGAGGGCTCCGACGCCCTGCTCGTGACCGCCCGCGAGAAGCTGGACGCGGCCGACTGGAGCGACCCCGAGTCCCTCAAGAACGCCGTCCTGGCCGCCGGCGAGGCCCACGGCCTCAAGCTGGGCAAGGCCCAGGCCCCGGTCCGCGTCGCCGTCACCGGCCGCACGGTCGGCCTGCCGCTCTTCGAGTCGCTGCAGATCCTGGGCAAGGAGAAGACCCTCGCCCGCGTCGACGCCGCCCTGGCCAAGCTGGCCGGCTGA
- a CDS encoding fumarylacetoacetate hydrolase family protein has translation MRIARFSIDGNVAFGAVEGEGTVESGGLVLDIIKGIPYTDFELSGTKVPLSKVRLLPPVLPNKVVAIGRNYAEHAKELGHEVPEVPVTFFKPTTSVIGPGDAIEYPSFSDELHHEAELAVVIGRMCREVPRERVKDVIFGYTCANDVTARDVQKREAQWARAKGFDTSCPLGPWVETDLTPAAAGDLTVQATVNGEQRQLGRTSDMIRSIEDLVVHITEAMTLLPGDVILTGTPAGVGPLNVGDEVAVTIEGIGTLTNKVIKRG, from the coding sequence GTGCGCATCGCCAGATTCTCCATCGACGGCAACGTCGCCTTCGGCGCGGTCGAGGGCGAAGGGACCGTCGAGTCCGGCGGCCTGGTCCTCGACATCATCAAGGGCATCCCGTACACCGACTTCGAGCTGAGCGGCACCAAGGTCCCGCTCAGCAAGGTCCGGCTCCTGCCGCCCGTGCTCCCCAACAAGGTCGTGGCCATCGGCCGCAACTACGCGGAGCACGCCAAGGAGCTCGGCCACGAGGTCCCCGAGGTTCCGGTCACCTTCTTCAAGCCCACCACCTCGGTCATCGGCCCCGGCGACGCCATCGAGTACCCCTCCTTCTCCGACGAGCTGCACCACGAGGCCGAACTGGCCGTGGTCATCGGCCGCATGTGCCGCGAGGTTCCCCGCGAGCGCGTCAAGGACGTCATCTTCGGCTACACCTGCGCCAACGACGTCACCGCCCGCGACGTCCAGAAGCGCGAGGCCCAGTGGGCCCGCGCCAAGGGCTTCGACACCTCCTGCCCGCTGGGCCCCTGGGTGGAGACCGACCTGACCCCGGCCGCCGCCGGCGACCTGACCGTCCAGGCCACCGTCAACGGCGAACAGCGACAGCTCGGCCGGACGAGCGACATGATCCGCTCCATCGAGGACCTGGTCGTCCACATCACCGAGGCCATGACGCTGCTCCCGGGCGACGTCATCCTCACCGGCACCCCCGCCGGGGTCGGCCCCCTCAACGTCGGCGACGAGGTCGCCGTCACCATCGAAGGCATCGGCACTCTCACCAACAAGGTGATCAAGCGTGGCTAA